Proteins from one Thermus islandicus DSM 21543 genomic window:
- a CDS encoding Rieske (2Fe-2S) protein, whose amino-acid sequence MWTAVATLKEFQNGRLVVKRPEHRKPILLLYTGEEVFALEDVCTHDDGPLHEGEVVDGRIVCPRHGARFDLRTGRQTLPAPRPVKVFPARLEGETVLLDL is encoded by the coding sequence ATGTGGACGGCCGTCGCTACGCTCAAGGAGTTCCAAAACGGCCGCCTGGTGGTGAAGCGGCCCGAGCACAGGAAGCCCATCCTCCTCCTCTACACAGGGGAGGAGGTCTTTGCCCTCGAGGACGTGTGCACCCACGACGACGGCCCCCTCCACGAGGGGGAGGTTGTGGACGGCAGGATCGTCTGCCCCCGGCACGGGGCCCGGTTTGACCTGAGGACGGGCCGGCAGACCCTCCCCGCCCCTAGGCCGGTGAAGGTCTTCCCGGCCCGGCTAGAGGGGGAGACCGTCCTCCTGGACCTTTAG
- a CDS encoding CopZ family metallochaperone, which produces MLRLKVEGMTCNHCVMAVKKALLKVPGVERAEVSLERGEALVEGEADPKALIQAVEEEGYRAEVLA; this is translated from the coding sequence ATGCTGAGGCTCAAGGTAGAAGGCATGACCTGCAACCACTGCGTCATGGCGGTGAAGAAGGCGCTCCTCAAGGTGCCCGGGGTGGAGAGGGCCGAGGTCTCCCTGGAAAGGGGCGAGGCCCTGGTGGAGGGGGAGGCCGACCCCAAGGCCCTGATCCAGGCGGTGGAGGAGGAGGGATACAGGGCCGAGGTCCTGGCCTAG
- a CDS encoding metal-sensitive transcriptional regulator, with protein sequence MPHPHLRLDPRTREEARRRLLSAKGHLEGVLRMLEDEGVYCVDVLKQLKAIQGALDRIGEMVLRAHLRDHVATAHERGDVEEIVEELMEALKYR encoded by the coding sequence ATGCCCCACCCCCACCTGCGCCTGGACCCCAGGACCCGGGAGGAGGCAAGGAGGCGGCTCCTCTCCGCCAAGGGCCATCTGGAGGGGGTCTTGCGCATGCTGGAGGACGAGGGGGTCTACTGCGTGGACGTCCTCAAGCAGCTCAAGGCCATCCAGGGGGCCCTGGACCGGATCGGGGAGATGGTCCTCAGGGCCCACCTCAGGGACCACGTGGCCACCGCCCACGAGCGGGGGGACGTAGAGGAAATCGTAGAGGAGCTCATGGAAGCCCTCAAGTACCGCTAG